A section of the Phycodurus eques isolate BA_2022a chromosome 4, UOR_Pequ_1.1, whole genome shotgun sequence genome encodes:
- the LOC133401200 gene encoding zinc fingers and homeoboxes protein 2-like: protein MSSRRKASTPCMIRPQETMVELDDDDEETTENHTEEDAMETDPSADLDLTGKTPESPAAPDIPVSESSDSSKPSCKQQRGYECKYCTFSTQNLNTFKEHVDANHPNVILNPLYLCAVCNFNTKKFDSLTEHNDRNHPGESNFKFKRIKMNNQTILEQTIEGCSNNAVIYNSSSVVSGKAEGQSTVPLSKTTAIKIGKQKVMSSDNKQTEPHLCKLNPDLTKKAITALNVNGTVIIPESTLLKADGLSHIMPSLQRPVNYTQVPKIAIPLNTTKYNPSLDDNLTLISSFNKFPYPTQAELSWLTAVSKHPEEQIKVWFTTQRLKQGISWSPEEVEEARKKMFNGTISSVPQTFTVVTPQLTTQSSANPLPVTTAVSKSVQPAASVLQSVPCQLLGQTSLVLTPVANGSTVTCAPLALTLANQVAQSLKRPLPSPSTASENKRPSIIQAISAPIATSKMASPKVLNFTADPNKTAEQLSVLRSSYMQCPFPEEEEIYRLIETTGLSRGEIKKWFSEQRLLNLKGVPPPPVLVKADVTPVPKDGPVRKAVPSHFPLLERVKGKSSEQLNALEESFQRSSSPTDTQLDQLAQETRLSKTEVDCWFSERRALRDNMEKALLSVTSKNTDDKGDRPGVLLNGSAHREQDGKILQSSALPQFLSSSSSSSSSPPMLAASSPHPPTLSASASPPILNSSSSSPHPPILSVSTSPAPIPSGSLTLLREMFCRTQWPTPEEYSHLEGQTSLGRTDIVRWFKEHRSARKNGETLDWLEAYQSQKEQQKSGQEQKRDNSDKQQQSVPLEGKVEEAGEKKTAEAASTENSKLSNPDTVQWLTEKLTHSVSDLGQARLDQTSSNIAEKGRWVQVTVAVGEESEAGLQRPRLAADADVLTLEQPGRVTG, encoded by the exons atgtctaGCCGGCGGAAGGCTTCCACCCCCTGTATGATCCGACCACAGGAGACCATGGTGGagttggatgatgatgatgaggag ACAACAGAGAACCATACTGAGGAGGATGCTATGGAGACCGATCCATCTGCTGACCTAGACCTGACGGGGAAGACCCCTGAATCCCCAGCAGCACCTGACATCCCAGTGTCTGAGTCATCAGACAGTTCCAAGCCTTCATGTAAACAGCAAAGGGGATATGAGTGCAAGTACTGTACCTTTTCCACTCAGAACCTCAACACATTCAAAGAACACGTGGATGCCAACCACCCCAACGTCATCCTCAACCCACTGTATCTGTGTGCTGTCTGtaatttcaacacaaaaaagTTTGACTCCCTTACAGAACATAACGATAGGAATCACCCAGGGGAGAGCAACTTCAAGTTTAAACGCATCAAAATGAACAATCAGACCATCTTGGAACAGACAATAGAGGGCTGCAGTAACAATGCAGTCATTTACAATAGTTCCAGTGTCGTGTCTGGTAAAGCAGAGGGGCAGAGCACTGTGCCCCTCAGCAAAACCACCGCAATCAAGATCGGGAAACAAAAAGTCATGTCTTCAGATAATAAACAGACGGAGCCTCATTTGTGTAAACTGAACCCCGACTTGACGAAGAAAGCAATCACAGCACTCAATGTCAACGGGACAGTAATCATCCCAGAGTCGACTCTCCTCAAAGCTGATGGCCTTTCTCACATCATGCCTTCCCTGCAGCGGCCTGTAAACTACACCCAG GTGCCGAAGATCGCTATTCCCCTCAACACAACCAAATACAACCCTTCTCTGGATGACAACCTGACCCTCATCTCTTCCTTCAACAAATTCCCATACCCAACACAAGCTGAGCTCTCTTGGCTTACTGCAGTCTCGAAACATCCAGAGGAGCAAATTAAAGTGTGGTTTACCACGCAGAGGCTCAAACAGGGCATTAGCTGGTCACCGGAGGAG GTGGAGGAAGCAAGAAAGAAGATGTTCAATGGTACAATCTCCTCTGTGCCTCAGACCTTCACAGTTGTAACGCCTCAGCTTACCACTCAGTCATCCGCCAACCCATTACCAGTAACCACCGCAGTCTCCAAATCAGTGCAGCCTGCGGCCTCAGTCCTCCAGTCCGTCCCCTGCCAACTCCTGGGACAGACAAGCCTGGTGCTGACTCCTGTTGCCAACGGCTCTACTGTCACATGTGCACCACTGGCACTCACGTTGGCTAACCAG GTTGCCCAGTCACTCAAACGACCCTTGCCCTCACCCTCAACTGCCTCAGAGAATAAACGGCCCTCCATCATTCAAGCCATATCTGCGCCTATTGCAACATCCAAGATGGCATCGCCCAAAGTGTTAAACTTCACTGCAGACCCCAACAAAACAGCTGAGCAGCTCTCAGTGCTACGGTCCAGCTATATGCAGTGTCCTTTCCCTGAGGAAGAAGAG ATCTACAGGCTGATAGAGACCACTGGgctgtccagaggagagattaAGAAGTGGTTCAGTGAACAAAGGCTCCTTAATCTCAAAG GTGTTCCTCCGCCGCCAGTGCTGGTGAAAGCTGATGTGACTCCAGTACCTAAAGATGGACCCGTGAGGAAAGCGGTCCCGAGCCACTTCCCCCTGCTGGAGCGGGTGAAGGGGAAGTCCTCGGAGCAACTGAATGCACTCGAGGAGAGTTTCCAGAGAAGCAGCTCTCCAACGGACACTCAGCTTG ATCAATTGGCCCAGGAGACCAGGCTGTCCAAGACTGAGGTGGACTGCTGGTTTTCTGAGCGCAGGGCGCTGAGGGACAACATGGAGAAGGCGTTGCTCAGCGTGACCTCCAAGAATACAGATGACAAAGGCGACAGGCCAGGCGTGTTGCTCAATGGTTCCGCTCATCGTGAGCAGGATGGGAAAATTCTCCAATCATCAGCTCTCccacagttcctttcttcttcttcgtcatcctcatcctcccctCCTATGCTTGCAGCATCGTCCCCTCATCCTCCAACCCTGTCTGCCTCTGCTTCACCTCCCATCCTTaattcatcctcctcctctccacATCCTCCCATCCTATCTGTGTCGACGAGCCCAGCTCCCATCCCAAGTGGCTCCCTCACTCTGCTGCGAGAG ATGTTCTGTCGGACCCAGTGGCCAACACCTGAAGAGTACAGCCACCTGGAGGGGCAAACAAGCCTGGGCCGCACTGACATTGTCCGCTGGTTTAAGGAACACCGCTCGGCCCGAAAGAACGGTGAGACCTTGGACTGGTTGGAAGCTTACCAGAGCCAAAAAGAACAGCAGAAATCAGGACAAGAGCAGAAGAGAGACAATtctgacaaacaacaacaaagtgtaCCACTGGAAGGAAAAG TGGAGGAAGCTGGTGAGAAGAAAACAGCAGAAGCCGCATCTACGGAGAACTCCAAGCTGTCCAACCCAGACACAGTACAGTGGTTGACTGAAAAACTCACTCACAGTGTGTCTGACCTGGGCCAGGCCAGGCTGGACCAGACCAGTTCTAATATTGCTGAAAAGGGAAG GTGGGTTCAGGTGACTGTGGCTGTGGGCGAAGAGAGTGAGGCAGGATTACAAAGACCGAGACTCGCAGCAGATGCTGATGTTTTGACCTTGGAGCAACCTGGGAGGGTCACTGGCTGA